AACACACAGCAAACCTCCCTCGTGTGCaaacctgcagccctgcctgctcgCCCTGCCTGCGCCAACTGCCGCGCAAAAACTGCCGAGCCACGGCCCTGTTTGCCTGCTCTGGGTCGCCAAAGGACATCCCAAATAATCCCAGACCCACATAAAACAAACCTACTCCATTCCACTTAGGGACTCCTAAAACCACCTCAAGGACCCCCTCAGCCACCCCAAGTACATCTCAAAGGGCCCCAGGACCCCCTTAAACCCATCCAAAACATTCCAGGGACCCCTAAAGCACCCAAAAGACTCTCTCAGATCCTCTCAAACACCCAAGGAAGCCCCAAattttcccatccccattccagAGGCACCCAAGAAAGCCCAACACCCCCTTAAAACAAAGCTGCCTTATTCCAGGGACTCTCAAATGCATCCCAAAGAGAACCCCCAGTACCCCAAAACCACTCTTAAGGATTCCCCAATAACACCCACTATCACTCTAAATCAATCCCCACCATTGCAAGCATCCCCAAATCACCTCAAAGGCACCCCCCTGTGTGCCAAAACACCTCAAGGACAAACCACAACGCCCAAGAACACACCAAAAATCTTCAGGACCCCCCTAAAGCAATCCCACTCATTCCAGGGATCCCCTAACAATCCCAAAGACTCTCTCAGACCCCTGAAAACACCTCAGGAAGACCCAAAAATGTCCCTTCCCTCTCCCGGGACACCTGAAGAATGCAGAGAAACCCCTTAAACGAAACCTGCATCATTTCAGGGACTCtcaaaaccaacccaaacaacccaaaaccagcccaaggACACTCCAATAAAACCCTGTCCCCCCTCCACACATAAACAAACTCCCTACAATTCCAGGGACTCCCTGAACCACTCCAAGACCACCCTAAAAAACCCAGGAACCCCCTACACCACTCCAAAACCTCCATTGCCAGCACCCTAAAAAGACCTCAAGAAGCCCCTGAACCACCACATGGACATCCCAAAAAGCCCCAGGACCCCCTTAAACTAATCCTTCTAATTCCAGGGATTCGCAAACCATCCCAAAGACTCTCTCAGACCCCCTCAAACACCTCAGGAACCCCCAAATATTGCACTTGCCCACTCCAGGGACACACCAAAAATCCCCAGGACCCCACAAAAAGAAACCTCCCTGACTCCAGGGACtcccaaaaccaacccaaacacCCCGAAAACAGCCTAGGGACACCCCAGAGCAACCAGAACCTCCTAAACCAGCTTCCCCCATTCCAGTTCCCCCTCTAACCCACCCTTAATGACCTCTCCAGCACTACAAGAACCACTCTCAAGGACACCCCAATAGCCTCAGGACCCCTCTAAACCAATCCTCCAAATGGCAGAGATCcagaaatcccccaaaacccctcccagCAACCCAAAACAACATCCAGGACCTCCTCAACCACTTCAAGGACACCCTAAAAAGCCCCAGGACCCCGCAAGTCCAAGCCCGTCCACATTACAGGGATTCCCTAAACCAAGCCAAGGACCTCCTCAGAAGCCAAAACGACCTCAAGGTCACCCCGAAAATCCCCACGACTTCCctaaaaaatatccccccatCACAGGACCACTTTAACCACCCCAATgaccccccagcaccccaaaaccaccgAGCGGATCCCCCAAACCAGCCACCCCAATTCCAGGGATTCCCCTCAAGGATTTCCCCCCTCACAAATCCCCGTCGCGGCCCCTCAGGAGCCCCTGGCTGGGTTTCGGCCGCCGTTCCCGCAGGAATTCCGCTTCCCAGCGCTtcagcagcaccttcagctcctgctgccgcTCCGTGGCCGCGGGTACCGGGagcgggatcgggatcagggATCAGGATCGAAGATCTTGGATCGGGATGAGGGATCGGGATTCAGGGAGACTCGGTGGGGACCCGAGAATCGTCTCAGACCGAACCTCCGCCTCCGGCCAAGCGCTAGCCAATAGCAAAGCAGGGATTTGTGATTGACAGCGAGAACAACCACTGGAAAGGCGGAATGTTAAAGAGCTTCCTCCCGATTTTGTTGATGCAAtgagaatgaaataaaacaatgacAGACAGCTGTAAAACCGAATTAATTCTCCTCCAGAGTGCGTCTCGCGCACTGAGTGGTTGCGACAATGCCCAGAAACGAAAGTGAAGCTCCCGTACAGGCTGAGGGCGAGTTGGGGCTGCGAGCGGGCGGTGAGTGCGGGGCGCCGTGTTGGGGGGGCGGCAGGGCCGGTTTTGGGGATCCCTGAGGGGactttgggataattttgggacCCCTGTGGGAATTTCGAGACTCTCGAAGggattttgaatttttgggCGATTTTGAGGTGGCCCTGGTGGGGGGCGAGTGTACCCTTGGACCCTCTTTTTAGGGAGCTGCGCTGGGGGTACCCTCACAACACCGCCCATCTCCCACAGCTTCCCTTTTCTTCGGGATATCCCTGGATTCGGAGTTTTCTGGGAATTCTCCCCTGGTGCTTCTTCATCCTGGAAGCTCGGAAAAACAATCTCTAATCCACAAAATACTTATAAAAGTAGGTATGTATTTATTCAGTGTTGAGGTGCATGGGGGATAGCTCCTCCAAACCATGCACACCTTTGGTGACCTGCGCCTCTCCTTTTATTCTCTACAAACTGGGACTACACAATACACCTAATACACATTCATTGCCTGTCTCTGCTTCATGGTAAAATTAGCTCCCACACCTCATTATGGCTGCGCATAGTTCCTTTTTTGGTTACTCTGGTGTTAATCTGAGGTTCTTTGGGATGGAGTAAATAGTCTTCCTCTCAGATGAACTTTTCACCTTGCCTCCTTGCCCATGGTGTCTTTTTCGTCCTTTGGTCATAATCTGGACTTTGATTCCAGTTTTCCTGGTTTCAGGGGTCTGAGGACCCCCTTATCCTGTGGTGCCTTTGTCCTTGCATCCTGTCTGTGCACTCAGCTCTTGACCTCGTCTTGGAGCCTTGCTGTGCTTCTGTTCTTGTCAGCAGTGTAAATTACAGTAAACATACGGTTTTGTCAGCCCCCTTTTAGTCAAAGCATTTGTAGATGCTTAATTCTTGATTCTCAGTTTCTCTGTCTCAGGGATACCTGCAATTTCACCTAATtcccacagccccccagaatCCATGgattctctccttctcctctgcgCCCGCCGCATCGTTGCCCAGCGccctcttcctgcccttcctgccgATCTCTATCCCGTCCTTTTCCAAGCGGCATTCCTGGATGGAAAACCCCTGGTTCTGCAGGATTTGGTGGCCACTTGGCCTTTCCCAGTGCTAAACTTGCAGCGGCTTGTGGGGTGCCGGGAGTTGCTCCCGGGTCATACCTGCTTCAAATCTGTCAAGGCCGTCATCCAGGCTGTGGTGGCGCAGCTCTGCCGGGAGCTGGAAAAGCCCGGCAGCCATTCCAGGTGagttttgggaattccagcataGCCACAACTTCCAATGCCTTCAATTCCTCCACCATTCCTCAAAGATTTTCCTGATGGGTTATTCTTGTTTTCTCAGCCTGCGCGTGCTGGACATGACCATGCTCCCAGATTCTGAGTCCTGCCACACTCCCATTGGGATGAAAACCTGGTGCTCCACCAGGGACTTGGCCGAGGCTTGCGTGGAGGTGTTCAAgcaccagcaggaattccagaggtGCAGATCCAAGCACGACAAAGCCTGCTCTGGAGCTGACatggccacagcagctctgcagtgtccGGGTGTGGACATCTATGCCGACCTGTCCGTCATTAGATGGTCCTACAGGATGCTGCTCGATGCGCTCCAGATCGGAGCCGCCGGCCTGCTGCGCCTCAAGTGCCGTGAATTCCAAGTAGAAAACATTTCGGCACCCGAGATTGTGACTTTGTTGAAATCTCTGGATCCATCCTGTCTGCGGAGGGTGGATCTGTGCTGCAACTATTTCGGATTGACCGGGCTCTCGGTGATCCTGCCACACCTCTCGCGCTTCCCGGAGCTGCGCAGCCTCAAGCTGCAGGACAACTGGCTGGACGTGCGGCATCTGACGCCGAAATCAGGAGTGACAATCCGCTGCGtggcccagcagctgggaatgctgcccaGCCTCCGGGAGCTCAACCTGGCAATTTCCCGCCTCTCTGGGAATCTGCACCAGA
This genomic interval from Oenanthe melanoleuca isolate GR-GAL-2019-014 unplaced genomic scaffold, OMel1.0 S011, whole genome shotgun sequence contains the following:
- the LOC130266290 gene encoding leucine-rich repeat-containing protein 14-like isoform X2, producing MDSLLLLCARRIVAQRPLPALPADLYPVLFQAAFLDGKPLVLQDLVATWPFPVLNLQRLVGCRELLPGHTCFKSVKAVIQAVVAQLCRELEKPGSHSSLRVLDMTMLPDSESCHTPIGMKTWCSTRDLAEACVEVFKHQQEFQRCRSKHDKACSGADMATAALQCPGVDIYADLSVIRWSYRMLLDALQIGAAGLLRLKCREFQVENISAPEIVTLLKSLDPSCLRRVDLCCNYFGLTGLSVILPHLSRFPELRSLKLQDNWLDVRHLTPKSGVTIRCVAQQLGMLPSLRELNLAISRLSGNLHQILCDLQAPLESLELPFCYLLSADLAFLSQSIHAPALKRLDLSGHDISQGLLEPLQLLLEKTSASLLYLDLTDCHVDDSHLNALLPTLLRCSRLRFLGLRINPLSMAALKDLLQKTLELPDLHVVVYPVPKDCCKRALPGFVSNFVIDRELLSAATAEISQLLANSWRTDLDWTCAPVGCKAMDYFLL
- the LOC130266290 gene encoding leucine-rich repeat-containing protein 14-like isoform X1 translates to MPRNESEAPVQAEGELGLRAGASLFFGISLDSEFSGNSPLVLLHPGSSEKQSLIHKILIKVGIPAISPNSHSPPESMDSLLLLCARRIVAQRPLPALPADLYPVLFQAAFLDGKPLVLQDLVATWPFPVLNLQRLVGCRELLPGHTCFKSVKAVIQAVVAQLCRELEKPGSHSSLRVLDMTMLPDSESCHTPIGMKTWCSTRDLAEACVEVFKHQQEFQRCRSKHDKACSGADMATAALQCPGVDIYADLSVIRWSYRMLLDALQIGAAGLLRLKCREFQVENISAPEIVTLLKSLDPSCLRRVDLCCNYFGLTGLSVILPHLSRFPELRSLKLQDNWLDVRHLTPKSGVTIRCVAQQLGMLPSLRELNLAISRLSGNLHQILCDLQAPLESLELPFCYLLSADLAFLSQSIHAPALKRLDLSGHDISQGLLEPLQLLLEKTSASLLYLDLTDCHVDDSHLNALLPTLLRCSRLRFLGLRINPLSMAALKDLLQKTLELPDLHVVVYPVPKDCCKRALPGFVSNFVIDRELLSAATAEISQLLANSWRTDLDWTCAPVGCKAMDYFLL